A single window of Salvia splendens isolate huo1 chromosome 8, SspV2, whole genome shotgun sequence DNA harbors:
- the LOC121745203 gene encoding beta-galactosidase 5-like isoform X1, producing MAAVTKYFLLLLLLNSFAQIARCSVTYDRRGLVINGRRQILFSGSIHYPRSSPDMWEGLIQKAKDGGLDAIDTYVFWNLHEPSPGNYNFEGRNDLVRFVKLVQKAGMYLHLRIGPYVCAEWNFGGFPVWLKYVPGITFRTDNQPFKNAMQKFTEKIVGMMKAERLFQSQGGPIILSQIENEYGLESKNFGGAGHSYMSWAAKMAVGLDTGVPWVMCKEDDAPDPVINTCNGFYCDYFSPNKPYKPTMWTEAWTGWFEEFGGPIHHRPVEDLAFAVARFIQKGGSFINYYMYHGGTNFGRTAGGPFITTSYDYDAPIDEYGLPRQPKYNHLKELHMAIKLCGHALVDADPKVTNLGNYEQAHVFSTKSGRCAAFLSNYHWDTSARVTFNKMHYDLPPWSISILPDCRTVAFNTGTMRSKKSLPQMLPTNVPMLSWESFNEDISSSDSDARITVFGLLEQLNVTRDASDYLWYTTSVQISPSESFLRRGQGPVLSVNSAGHALHVFVNGKFLGSAFGTQENKKFTFSKSVDFHAGVNSVALLSVNVGLPNIGHRFETWNTGVLGPVTLHGLDHGTRDLSRQKWSYKVGMKGEAINLYSPSKISSVDWMKASLAANRQQPLTWYKAYFNAPNGNEPLALDMSSMGKGQVWINGQSLGRYWTIYAKGQCSGCRYEGTYRQGKCQDGCGKPTQRWYHVPRSWLKPTQNLLIVFEEIGGDASKISLVKRSLAYV from the exons atggcAGCCGTTACCAAATATTTTTTGCTGCTTCTGCTGCTGAATTCGTTTGCACAGATCGCCCGCTGCTCCGTCACCTACGACAGGAGAGGCCTCGTCATCAATGGCAGAAGGCAAATCCTCTTCTCCGGCTCCATTCACTACCCAAGAAGCTCCCCTGAT ATGTGGGAAGGGCTGATTCAGAAGGCTAAAGATGGAGGTTTGGATGCTATTGACACGTATGTGTTTTGGAATCTCCACGAACCTTCTCCCGGAAAT TACAATTTTGAAGGGAGGAATGATTTAGTTCGGTTTGTGAAGTTGGTCCAAAAAGCAGGGATGTATCTTCATCTTCGCATTGGGCCTTATGTTTGTGCAGAGTGGAATTTTGG AGGCTTCCCTGTTTGGTTGAAGTATGTTCCTGGCATTACTTTCAGAACTGACAATCAACCTTTCAAG AATGCTATGCAAAAATTTACTGAGAAAATTGTTGGAATGATGAAAGCTGAGAGGTTGTTTCAGTCTCAAGGTGGCCCAATCATTCTCTCACAG ATTGAAAATGAATATGGTTTGGAAAGCAAGAATTTTGGTGGTGCTGGCCATTCTTACATGTCTTGGGCCGCAAAGATGGCTGTTGGCTTAGACACTGGAGTGCCTTGGGTCATGTGTAAGGAAGACGACGCCCCGGATCCAGTG ATTAACACGTGCAATGGTTTTTATTGCGACTATTTCTCCCCAAACAAACCTTACAAACCAACTATGTGGACTGAGGCATGGACCGGCTG GTTTGAAGAATTTGGTGGGCCGATTCACCATCGCCCTGTTGAAGATCTGGCGTTCGCTGTAGCTAGGTTCATCCAGAAAGGAGGCTCCTTCATAAACTACTACATG TACCATGGAGGAACAAACTTTGGAAGAACAGCCGGAGGTCCGTTCATTACAACCAGCTATGATTACGATGCTCCAATTGATGAATACG GCTTACCTAGACAGCCCAAATACAACCATTTAAAGGAACTTCACATGGCCATAAAGCTATGCGGGCATGCTTTGGTCGACGCTGATCCTAAAGTAACGAATTTGGGAAACTACGAACAG GCGCACGTATTTAGTACAAAGTCAGGCCGTTGTGCAGCATTTTTATCGAATTACCACTGGGACACAAGTGCAAGGGTGACATTCAACAAAATGCACTATGATCTGCCCCCTTGGTCGATCAGCATACTCCCCGATTGCAGGACAGTTGCGTTCAACACTGGCACT ATGAGATCAAAAAAATCTTTGCCACAAATGTTGCCTACAAACGTCCCGATGCTCTCGTGGGAATCATTCAACGAGGACATATCCTCCAGCGATAGCGATGCAAGAATTACAGTTTTTGGTCTTTTGGAGCAATTGAATGTCACTAGAGATGCTAGTGACTATCTATGGTATACGACCAG TGTCCAGATAAGCCCGAGCGAATCTTTTCTACGCAGAGGGCAGGGTCCAGTTCTCTCAGTGAATTCTGCAGGCCATGCTTTGCATGTTTTTGTAAACGGAAAATTCTTAG GATCAGCCTTTGGaactcaagaaaacaaaaaattcacTTTCTCGAAATCTGTCGATTTCCACGCTGGAGTAAACAGCGTCGCGCTGCTTAGTGTGAACGTGGGGTTACCG AACATAGGCCACCGTTTTGAAACATGGAACACTGGAGTCCTCGGACCTGTTACCTTACACGGGCTAGACCATGGTACACGGGACTTGTCACGACAAAAATGGTCTTACAAG GTTGGAATGAAAGGAGAAGCCATAAACTTGTATTCGCCAAGTAAAATATCATCTGTTGATTGGATGAAAGCATCTCTCGCAGCAAACAGGCAACAACCACTAACGTGGTACAAG GCTTACTTCAACGCACCAAATGGGAACGAGCCGTTGGCTTTGGACATGAGTAGCATGGGGAAGGGGCAAGTGTGGATCAACGGGCAGAGCCTCGGAAGATACTGGACAATCTATGCGAAGGGGCAATGTAGCGGTTGTAGGTACGAAGGAACGTATCGACAAGGAAAGTGCCAAGATGGATGTGGGAAGCCAACACAAAGATG GTACCATGTTCCAAGGTCATGGCTGAAGCCCACCCAAAATTTGTTGATTGTTTTTGAGGAAATTGGTGGTGATGCTTCCAAGATTTCCCTTGTTAAAAGATCACTTGCTTATGTATAG
- the LOC121745203 gene encoding beta-galactosidase 5-like isoform X2, translating to MWEGLIQKAKDGGLDAIDTYVFWNLHEPSPGNYNFEGRNDLVRFVKLVQKAGMYLHLRIGPYVCAEWNFGGFPVWLKYVPGITFRTDNQPFKNAMQKFTEKIVGMMKAERLFQSQGGPIILSQIENEYGLESKNFGGAGHSYMSWAAKMAVGLDTGVPWVMCKEDDAPDPVINTCNGFYCDYFSPNKPYKPTMWTEAWTGWFEEFGGPIHHRPVEDLAFAVARFIQKGGSFINYYMYHGGTNFGRTAGGPFITTSYDYDAPIDEYGLPRQPKYNHLKELHMAIKLCGHALVDADPKVTNLGNYEQAHVFSTKSGRCAAFLSNYHWDTSARVTFNKMHYDLPPWSISILPDCRTVAFNTGTMRSKKSLPQMLPTNVPMLSWESFNEDISSSDSDARITVFGLLEQLNVTRDASDYLWYTTSVQISPSESFLRRGQGPVLSVNSAGHALHVFVNGKFLGSAFGTQENKKFTFSKSVDFHAGVNSVALLSVNVGLPNIGHRFETWNTGVLGPVTLHGLDHGTRDLSRQKWSYKVGMKGEAINLYSPSKISSVDWMKASLAANRQQPLTWYKAYFNAPNGNEPLALDMSSMGKGQVWINGQSLGRYWTIYAKGQCSGCRYEGTYRQGKCQDGCGKPTQRWYHVPRSWLKPTQNLLIVFEEIGGDASKISLVKRSLAYV from the exons ATGTGGGAAGGGCTGATTCAGAAGGCTAAAGATGGAGGTTTGGATGCTATTGACACGTATGTGTTTTGGAATCTCCACGAACCTTCTCCCGGAAAT TACAATTTTGAAGGGAGGAATGATTTAGTTCGGTTTGTGAAGTTGGTCCAAAAAGCAGGGATGTATCTTCATCTTCGCATTGGGCCTTATGTTTGTGCAGAGTGGAATTTTGG AGGCTTCCCTGTTTGGTTGAAGTATGTTCCTGGCATTACTTTCAGAACTGACAATCAACCTTTCAAG AATGCTATGCAAAAATTTACTGAGAAAATTGTTGGAATGATGAAAGCTGAGAGGTTGTTTCAGTCTCAAGGTGGCCCAATCATTCTCTCACAG ATTGAAAATGAATATGGTTTGGAAAGCAAGAATTTTGGTGGTGCTGGCCATTCTTACATGTCTTGGGCCGCAAAGATGGCTGTTGGCTTAGACACTGGAGTGCCTTGGGTCATGTGTAAGGAAGACGACGCCCCGGATCCAGTG ATTAACACGTGCAATGGTTTTTATTGCGACTATTTCTCCCCAAACAAACCTTACAAACCAACTATGTGGACTGAGGCATGGACCGGCTG GTTTGAAGAATTTGGTGGGCCGATTCACCATCGCCCTGTTGAAGATCTGGCGTTCGCTGTAGCTAGGTTCATCCAGAAAGGAGGCTCCTTCATAAACTACTACATG TACCATGGAGGAACAAACTTTGGAAGAACAGCCGGAGGTCCGTTCATTACAACCAGCTATGATTACGATGCTCCAATTGATGAATACG GCTTACCTAGACAGCCCAAATACAACCATTTAAAGGAACTTCACATGGCCATAAAGCTATGCGGGCATGCTTTGGTCGACGCTGATCCTAAAGTAACGAATTTGGGAAACTACGAACAG GCGCACGTATTTAGTACAAAGTCAGGCCGTTGTGCAGCATTTTTATCGAATTACCACTGGGACACAAGTGCAAGGGTGACATTCAACAAAATGCACTATGATCTGCCCCCTTGGTCGATCAGCATACTCCCCGATTGCAGGACAGTTGCGTTCAACACTGGCACT ATGAGATCAAAAAAATCTTTGCCACAAATGTTGCCTACAAACGTCCCGATGCTCTCGTGGGAATCATTCAACGAGGACATATCCTCCAGCGATAGCGATGCAAGAATTACAGTTTTTGGTCTTTTGGAGCAATTGAATGTCACTAGAGATGCTAGTGACTATCTATGGTATACGACCAG TGTCCAGATAAGCCCGAGCGAATCTTTTCTACGCAGAGGGCAGGGTCCAGTTCTCTCAGTGAATTCTGCAGGCCATGCTTTGCATGTTTTTGTAAACGGAAAATTCTTAG GATCAGCCTTTGGaactcaagaaaacaaaaaattcacTTTCTCGAAATCTGTCGATTTCCACGCTGGAGTAAACAGCGTCGCGCTGCTTAGTGTGAACGTGGGGTTACCG AACATAGGCCACCGTTTTGAAACATGGAACACTGGAGTCCTCGGACCTGTTACCTTACACGGGCTAGACCATGGTACACGGGACTTGTCACGACAAAAATGGTCTTACAAG GTTGGAATGAAAGGAGAAGCCATAAACTTGTATTCGCCAAGTAAAATATCATCTGTTGATTGGATGAAAGCATCTCTCGCAGCAAACAGGCAACAACCACTAACGTGGTACAAG GCTTACTTCAACGCACCAAATGGGAACGAGCCGTTGGCTTTGGACATGAGTAGCATGGGGAAGGGGCAAGTGTGGATCAACGGGCAGAGCCTCGGAAGATACTGGACAATCTATGCGAAGGGGCAATGTAGCGGTTGTAGGTACGAAGGAACGTATCGACAAGGAAAGTGCCAAGATGGATGTGGGAAGCCAACACAAAGATG GTACCATGTTCCAAGGTCATGGCTGAAGCCCACCCAAAATTTGTTGATTGTTTTTGAGGAAATTGGTGGTGATGCTTCCAAGATTTCCCTTGTTAAAAGATCACTTGCTTATGTATAG